From a single Candidatus Brevundimonas phytovorans genomic region:
- a CDS encoding trehalose-6-phosphate synthase has protein sequence MSRLIVVSNRVSAPKDPAAGSAGGLAMALSAALRKYDGLWFGWSGETVEQFTGELNIEDRAGVTVATVDLEPQDVDEYYNGYANKTLWPLFHHRVDLTAYERSYGEGYERTNRRFAEVLEPLIQPDDIIWIHDYHMIPMARDLRRLGVKNRIGFFLHTPWPARQLLVTLPHHRRLVESMFYFDLIGFHTHEWLGLFERYVEVEARGRVSPDHVIEAFGRRVQCGVFPIGIDVDGFLAARDSVLGGKTYDRMAASAAFRSMIVGVDRLDYSKGLEQRMLGFEQFLEDNPAMRGEVFLLQVTPISRDDVDTYQDIRGRLDALAGRINGAYADMDWQPIRYLNRTFRRDQLAGLYRAAKVGLVTPLRDGMNLVAKEYVAAQNPDDPGVLILSRFAGAAEQMGEALLVNPFSREELSEAIKTALTMPLEERIRKWKALMQVVRDTDVGIWRDSYVGALRKVAIRADDEVVADAAEPAA, from the coding sequence ATGAGCCGGCTGATTGTCGTCTCCAACCGCGTCTCGGCGCCCAAGGACCCGGCGGCGGGTTCGGCGGGCGGGTTGGCCATGGCCCTGTCGGCGGCGCTGCGCAAATACGACGGCCTGTGGTTCGGCTGGTCCGGCGAGACGGTCGAGCAGTTCACCGGCGAGTTGAACATCGAGGACCGGGCGGGCGTCACCGTCGCCACCGTCGATCTGGAGCCGCAGGACGTCGACGAATACTACAACGGCTACGCCAACAAGACCCTGTGGCCCCTGTTCCACCACCGGGTCGATCTGACGGCCTACGAGCGGTCCTACGGCGAGGGCTATGAACGCACCAATCGCCGCTTCGCCGAGGTGCTGGAGCCGCTGATCCAGCCCGACGACATCATCTGGATCCACGACTATCACATGATCCCGATGGCGCGGGACCTGCGCCGTCTGGGGGTCAAGAACCGGATCGGCTTCTTCCTGCATACGCCCTGGCCGGCGCGGCAGCTGCTGGTGACGCTGCCGCATCATCGCCGGCTGGTGGAGTCGATGTTCTATTTCGACCTGATCGGTTTCCATACCCATGAATGGCTGGGTCTGTTCGAGCGCTACGTCGAGGTCGAGGCGCGGGGGCGGGTGTCGCCTGACCATGTGATCGAGGCCTTCGGCCGTCGGGTTCAGTGCGGGGTCTTCCCCATCGGCATCGACGTGGACGGCTTCCTGGCTGCGCGCGACTCGGTGCTGGGAGGCAAGACCTATGACCGGATGGCGGCTTCGGCGGCTTTCCGCTCCATGATTGTCGGCGTTGATCGGCTCGACTACTCCAAGGGGTTGGAGCAGCGGATGCTGGGCTTCGAGCAGTTTCTGGAGGACAACCCCGCCATGCGCGGCGAGGTCTTCCTGTTGCAGGTGACGCCGATCTCGCGCGACGACGTGGATACCTATCAGGACATTCGCGGACGGCTGGACGCCCTGGCCGGGCGCATCAACGGCGCCTATGCCGACATGGACTGGCAGCCGATCCGCTATCTGAACCGCACCTTCCGCCGGGATCAGCTGGCGGGCCTCTATCGCGCGGCCAAGGTGGGTTTGGTCACGCCCCTGCGCGACGGCATGAACCTGGTGGCCAAGGAATATGTCGCGGCCCAGAATCCCGACGATCCCGGCGTGCTGATCCTGTCGCGTTTCGCCGGCGCCGCCGAACAGATGGGCGAGGCCCTGCTGGTCAATCCCTTCAGCCGTGAAGAGCTGTCGGAAGCGATCAAGACGGCCCTGACCATGCCGCTGGAGGAGCGCATCCGCAAATGGAAGGCGCTGATGCAGGTGGTGCGCGACACCGACGTGGGAATATGGCGCGACAGCTATGTCGGGGCGCTCAGGAAGGTCGCGATCCGCGCCGACGACGAGGTGGTCGCCGACGCGGCTGAACCTGCGGCCTAA